Genomic segment of Candidatus Cloacimonadota bacterium:
TACTCTCTTTTAATTTGCCCCCGAATGCTCCTTGGTGGTTGCCTGTGTTGGGTTCTGTTTTTGCTATTTCTATCGGGAAACAAGTTTTTGGCGGATTAGGATATAATCCTGTGAATCCTGCTCTTCTCGGCAGAGCATTTCTGATGGCTTCTTGGCCTGTCCAAATGACCACAGGCTGGGCGTCAAAACTCGCTAAAGCAAGTGTGGTAACTGTTTCCGGTTTGAAAAATTCCTTAATTGCCGGAAGCGGTAACGAGTCATTGCAAAATCTGATAACTTCCGCTACACCTTTAAATCTTGCTCAGCAAATCCGCGGGGACATTGCAGATGGAGTGGGTGGTGAGGCATATCGAACAATTTTTGACAACCTTTCCTCACTTGATTATATCAAAAGTCTGTTCTGGGGAAATGTGGGAGGATGTATCGGAGAAGTTTCTGCTGCTGCCTTGATAATCGGGGCTGCTTACCTTGTTTACAAACATTATATCGAATGGAGAATTCCTGTTTCCTATATTGGCACAGTTATCGTATTCAGTTGGATGCTTGGGGGAATTGATGGCTTATTTTCCGGACCGATTCTTTTTCACGTTTTTTCCGGCGGTCTCATCCTTGGTGCTTTTTTCATGGCAACCGATATGGTAACCTCTCCGGTTACAAAAAACGGGAGGATATATTTCGGTCTTGGTTGCGGAATTCTAACTGTAGTGATCAGGCTTTGGGGCGGTTATCCCGAAGGCGTTTCATACTCAATTCTTATTATGAATTTGGCTGTTCCGCTTCTCGACAAAATTACACCCCAAAAAACTTTTGGTTATCGTAAAAAGAATTAATTTTGCAAAGGACTCACAATGAAAAATATAATTAAGCCTACGCTCGTTTTGCTCGTTATCTGCGTGATAGCGAGTACGGTTTTGGCTTTTCTTTACCAGAAGACAGCACCGATTATCGCCGAAAACAATAAAATTGCCGAACGAGATGCCCGAAAAGTAGTCTTACCGGAAGCGACTAAGTTTTTGGCTGTGGACGGACAGGGTAGAACCGAAGTAGAAAAAGATTTTAGTGAAAAGAACATAAAATACTACGAAGGTTTCAGTGATGATAAATTAGTCGGATATATTTTCAAATGTGGTGAAAAGGGTTACAGTAGCTATGTGAAAACCATTGTCGGAATTGCAAATGACAAGGATTTTACGATTACAGGTATAAAGATAGTTTCACAACAAGAAACCCCGGGTTTGGGTGCAAATTGTGTTACACCCGGATTTGCAGCGAAATTCAAAGGGAAAAATCCTGCCACAATTTATGTGAATAAAGACGGTGGCGATATTGTAGCCATCACAGGGGCAACTATTACTACCAGAACAGTTACAAATTCGATTCGAGATGAATTTGATTTATTAAAAAAGGATTTTAAAGATAACCAAGAAGGAGCAAAATGAAATTATTTGGAGAACTTACAAAAGGTATTATAAAAGAAAATCCTGTTTTTGTTATGGCTCTCGGGTTGTGTCCGGCTCTTGCAGTGAGCACCTCGGTTGAAAATGCAATCGGGATGGGTGGGGCAGCAACTTTTGTTTTGATTTGCTCGAATATTATCATTTCTTTGATCAAAAATATTGTACCGGATAAAGTACGAATTCCTTCCTTCATTTTGGTTATTGCTGCGTTTGTTACGGTTATTGATATGACGATGCATGCCTATCTGCCCCCGCTTCACAAAAGTCTGGGAATTTTTATTCCACTCATTGTGGTTAATTGTGTAATTCTTGGTAGAGCCGAAGCCTTTGCCTGCAAAAACAACGTAGGCAGATCAGTTCTTGACGGATTAGGTATGGGATTGGGTTTTACTCTGGCACTTGTAGTTATTGCGATTATTCGCGAACTGCTCGGTGCAGGAACGATTTATAATATTCCCATAATGCCGGCTTCTTACAAACCGATGATAGTAGCAATTTTGCCGCCCGGAGCATTTATTACGATCGGATTGCTGATGGGTTTGCTAAATCTTTTTAAGAAAGAAAAAAAGTAAATTTGGCGTAAAATATCTGTGATATTTTTCAGTTTCAATATCACGGATATTAGATTCCAAATATTAAAGAATTCACTCAGGAGAGATTATGAATTTTTCGCATTTATTTTTTATTATTATCAGCGCCATTTTTATAAACAATTTTGTAATTGTCAGATTTTTGGGATTATGCCCCTATATCGGGGTTTCCAAAAAACTG
This window contains:
- a CDS encoding RnfABCDGE type electron transport complex subunit D: MNLLNISTSPHFHEKIDVKIVMWSVVGTLFPALIAAYIFFGWYSIFLTALGVITAVATEALIQHFRKVPITISDGSAVITGLLLSFNLPPNAPWWLPVLGSVFAISIGKQVFGGLGYNPVNPALLGRAFLMASWPVQMTTGWASKLAKASVVTVSGLKNSLIAGSGNESLQNLITSATPLNLAQQIRGDIADGVGGEAYRTIFDNLSSLDYIKSLFWGNVGGCIGEVSAAALIIGAAYLVYKHYIEWRIPVSYIGTVIVFSWMLGGIDGLFSGPILFHVFSGGLILGAFFMATDMVTSPVTKNGRIYFGLGCGILTVVIRLWGGYPEGVSYSILIMNLAVPLLDKITPQKTFGYRKKN
- a CDS encoding RnfABCDGE type electron transport complex subunit G — translated: MKNIIKPTLVLLVICVIASTVLAFLYQKTAPIIAENNKIAERDARKVVLPEATKFLAVDGQGRTEVEKDFSEKNIKYYEGFSDDKLVGYIFKCGEKGYSSYVKTIVGIANDKDFTITGIKIVSQQETPGLGANCVTPGFAAKFKGKNPATIYVNKDGGDIVAITGATITTRTVTNSIRDEFDLLKKDFKDNQEGAK
- a CDS encoding electron transport complex subunit E; the encoded protein is MKLFGELTKGIIKENPVFVMALGLCPALAVSTSVENAIGMGGAATFVLICSNIIISLIKNIVPDKVRIPSFILVIAAFVTVIDMTMHAYLPPLHKSLGIFIPLIVVNCVILGRAEAFACKNNVGRSVLDGLGMGLGFTLALVVIAIIRELLGAGTIYNIPIMPASYKPMIVAILPPGAFITIGLLMGLLNLFKKEKK